The following are from one region of the Gloeomargarita lithophora Alchichica-D10 genome:
- a CDS encoding PDDEXK nuclease domain-containing protein gives MSKSAQPIALIDPPDGYNGWLMELKERIHTAQQRATLAVNRELIMLYWQIGRDILERQAEQGWGAKVIERLAHDLRSAFPNMKGFSRTNLMYMRAFAEAWREESIVQQAVGQLPWGHNLVLLDKLSTQEARIWYAQKAIENNWSRNVLVMQIETRLIERQGNAVSNFDQRLPKPDSDLARESIKDPYRFDFLGLTEEAQEREIEGALVKHVTQFLLELGAGFAFVGRQVLIQVGEEEFFIDLLFYHLKLRCYVVIELKADKFKPEHLGQLGFYMTAVDRQMKAKEDAVTIGLLLCKSKDKVVAEYALGDKSQPMGIAEYKLLESLPVPLQTQLPSIEDIERELQGFDGGDV, from the coding sequence ATGAGTAAATCAGCACAGCCCATTGCTTTGATCGATCCGCCTGATGGCTATAACGGCTGGTTAATGGAACTCAAGGAACGCATCCATACCGCCCAACAACGGGCGACATTGGCGGTTAATCGGGAATTGATTATGCTCTATTGGCAGATTGGGCGTGATATTTTAGAGCGGCAAGCTGAACAGGGCTGGGGAGCCAAGGTGATCGAACGACTCGCCCATGATTTGCGTAGTGCATTCCCCAACATGAAAGGTTTTTCTCGCACCAATTTAATGTATATGCGTGCTTTTGCTGAAGCGTGGCGAGAGGAATCAATCGTCCAGCAGGCTGTTGGACAATTGCCGTGGGGACATAATTTGGTCTTGCTAGACAAGCTGAGTACGCAGGAAGCGCGTATTTGGTATGCCCAAAAAGCCATAGAAAACAACTGGTCGCGTAATGTGCTGGTGATGCAGATTGAAACGCGCTTAATTGAGCGACAGGGCAATGCGGTTTCTAATTTTGACCAGCGTTTGCCTAAACCAGATTCCGACCTTGCCCGTGAGTCGATTAAAGACCCCTATCGTTTTGATTTTTTAGGTCTGACGGAGGAGGCTCAAGAGCGTGAAATAGAAGGCGCATTAGTGAAGCACGTCACGCAATTTTTGTTGGAGTTGGGTGCAGGATTTGCCTTTGTGGGTCGTCAGGTGTTAATTCAGGTGGGTGAGGAGGAGTTTTTTATTGATCTGCTGTTTTATCACCTGAAATTGCGCTGTTATGTTGTGATTGAACTCAAAGCCGACAAATTCAAGCCTGAACATTTGGGGCAGTTAGGGTTTTATATGACAGCCGTGGATAGGCAGATGAAAGCTAAAGAGGATGCTGTCACGATTGGCTTACTGTTGTGCAAAAGCAAGGACAAGGTGGTGGCTGAGTATGCTTTGGGAGATAAAAGCCAGCCTATGGGCATTGCTGAGTATAAATTATTGGAATCTCTACCCGTTCCCTTACAAACTCAATTGCCCAGTATTGAAGACATTGAACGAGAATTGCAGGGATTTGATGGAGGTGATGTATGA
- a CDS encoding DinB family protein encodes MTESTHLSQFRLMAQYNSWANNKIYDLVASLTEEERQRNLGAFFESIHGTLNHILLGDRAWLGRFATGTCYTFRSLQNEKLVFQLESLAQILYTNFAELRYERSETDRVIEKWMQELETEMLSTRVYYSNPARGIEREHSLWFGLTHFFNHQTHHRSQATTLLHQLGRDYGVTDFLAMYDVAKEFV; translated from the coding sequence ATGACAGAATCGACTCACCTCAGCCAATTTCGCTTGATGGCGCAATACAATTCATGGGCTAACAACAAAATTTATGACCTAGTGGCCTCCTTAACAGAAGAAGAACGGCAGCGAAATCTTGGAGCCTTCTTTGAGTCAATTCATGGAACGCTAAATCATATTCTTTTGGGCGATCGGGCTTGGCTTGGGAGGTTTGCGACGGGGACGTGCTATACATTTCGTTCATTGCAAAATGAAAAGCTTGTGTTTCAACTTGAATCATTAGCACAAATACTCTATACAAATTTTGCGGAGTTGCGGTACGAGCGGAGTGAGACGGATAGGGTAATTGAGAAATGGATGCAGGAACTTGAAACAGAGATGCTGTCTACCCGTGTTTATTATTCCAATCCTGCCCGTGGGATTGAACGCGAACACTCACTATGGTTTGGATTGACTCATTTTTTCAATCATCAAACTCACCATCGTAGTCAAGCTACAACACTGCTTCATCAACTCGGTCGAGATTACGGAGTGACTGATTTTCTTGCGATGTATGATGTTGCAAAAGAATTTGTTTGA
- a CDS encoding restriction endonuclease subunit S, translating to MSGMNFLEKLLNGAAVEWKPLGEVTKYEQPTKYLVQSTNYKDEFATPVLTAGKTFILGYTDEINGIYTASKTPVIIFDDFTTANKWVDFDFKAKSSAMKMITSINDSKFILKYIYYWLNTLPSDLIDGDHKRQWISNFCNKKIPMPPLAIQAEIVRILDTFTELTAELTAELTDRQKQYNYYRDRLLTFAEGEAEWKILGDISLKSYSGATPTAGAPEYYDGGTIPWLRTQEVRFSDIEETEIKITPSALKNSAAKWIPKNCVIIAISGATAGRSAINKIPLTTNQHCCCLEINPEKALYRYVFHWVSLNYENLKGMGQGARGDINSGIIKNFKIPILPLSEQAHIVGILDKFDTLTNSIREGLPREIELRQKQYEYYRDLLLSFPKTEE from the coding sequence ATGAGTGGGATGAATTTTCTAGAAAAGCTATTGAATGGCGCGGCGGTAGAGTGGAAGCCGTTGGGAGAGGTTACGAAATATGAACAACCCACAAAATACCTTGTGCAATCAACGAACTATAAAGATGAGTTTGCAACTCCTGTATTAACAGCAGGTAAAACTTTTATCCTTGGATATACGGATGAAATCAATGGAATTTATACAGCTTCAAAAACTCCTGTAATTATTTTTGATGATTTCACAACAGCCAATAAATGGGTTGATTTTGATTTCAAAGCTAAATCATCTGCAATGAAGATGATCACATCAATCAATGATTCTAAGTTTATCTTGAAATATATATATTACTGGCTGAATACGTTACCCAGTGACTTAATTGATGGAGATCATAAACGACAATGGATTAGTAATTTCTGTAACAAGAAAATCCCCATGCCACCTCTTGCCATTCAAGCCGAAATCGTGCGGATTTTGGACACTTTTACAGAGCTAACCGCAGAGCTAACCGCAGAGCTAACCGATCGCCAGAAGCAATATAACTACTACCGCGATCGGCTGTTGACTTTTGCAGAAGGTGAAGCGGAGTGGAAGATATTGGGAGACATATCCCTCAAATCATACTCTGGTGCAACTCCCACAGCAGGCGCACCAGAATATTACGATGGTGGCACAATTCCTTGGTTAAGAACGCAAGAAGTAAGGTTCTCTGACATTGAAGAAACAGAAATCAAGATAACTCCTTCTGCATTGAAAAATTCAGCCGCAAAATGGATTCCTAAAAATTGCGTTATTATTGCGATCTCAGGTGCAACCGCAGGACGATCTGCAATTAATAAAATTCCATTAACAACTAACCAGCACTGTTGCTGTTTGGAAATCAATCCAGAAAAAGCCTTGTATCGATATGTTTTCCATTGGGTAAGTCTTAATTATGAAAACCTTAAAGGAATGGGGCAAGGTGCTAGAGGTGACATCAACTCAGGAATTATAAAAAACTTTAAAATCCCTATTCTACCCCTATCCGAACAAGCCCACATCGTTGGCATCCTTGACAAATTCGACACCCTCACCAACTCGATTCGCGAAGGCTTACCCCGTGAAATTGAATTGCGGCAAAAGCAATACGAATATTACCGCGACTTGTTGTTGAGTTTTCCTAAAACGGAGGAGTAA
- a CDS encoding type I restriction endonuclease subunit R, with amino-acid sequence MTNYNAIAESNNFIVLEKYSKQSRVKDNYQSEYDLEREFIQDLVQQGYQYLPSITNSQTMLANVREQLQTLNHVQFSEGEWRRFVETYLDKPSDSIIDKTRKIHDDYIHDFVFDDGHIQNIYLLDKKNLTRNKVQVIKQFEQKGTQTNRYDVTILINGLPLVQIELKKRGVAIREAFNQVHRYSKESFNTEHSLYKYLQLFVISNGTDTRYFANTTQRNKNSFDFTMHWARADNTPIKDLKDFTATFFQKNTLLNVLLQYSVFDVSNTLLVMRPYQIAATERILWKINSSYQAKHWNKIEGGGYIWHTTGSGKTLTSFKAARLATELDFIDKVFFVVDRKDLDYQTMKEYQRFSPDSVNGSDSTAGLKRNLDKDDNKIIVTTIQKLNNLMKTESDLAIYHKQVVFIFDECHRSQFGEVQKNLRQKFKKFYQFGFTGTPIFPENALGADTTKSVFGHELHSYVITDAIRDEKVLKFKVDYNDVRPQFKAIETEQDEKKLSAAENKQALLHPDRIRKIAQYILHNFHQKTHRLRGGNKGFNAMFAVSSVDAAKLYYETFKQLQTDRDNPLKIATIFSFAANEEQDAVGEISDESFDVSAMNSSAKEFLSAAIADYNALFKTNFSVDSNGFQNYYRDLAKQVKAKEIDLLIVVGMFLTGFDAPTLNTLFVDKNLRYHGLLQAYSRTNRIYDATKTFGNIVTFRDLEQATIDAITLFGDTNTKNVVLEKSYREYMEGFADVVTGEARRGFVEVVTELEQRFPNPDEIVLEKDKKDFAKLFGEYLRVENVLQNYDEFASLKALQQVDMNDPAAIEAFKAEHYLSDEDLTALQGIQIPSDRTIQDYRSTYNDIRDWLRRTKADSEKEKSAIAWDDVVFEVDLLKSQEINLDYILELIFEQNKKNKSKSELIEEVRRLIRSSLGNRAKESLIVDFINQTNLDEIANKASIIDTFFQFAQAEQTREADELIRSEGLNEEAAKRYINASLKREFASENGTELNDTLPKMSPLNPQYKTKKQSVFQKIAAFVEKFKGVGGQI; translated from the coding sequence ATGACTAACTACAATGCGATCGCCGAATCCAATAACTTTATTGTGCTAGAAAAATACAGCAAGCAATCAAGAGTTAAAGATAACTACCAAAGCGAATACGATTTGGAGAGGGAGTTTATTCAGGATTTAGTCCAGCAAGGCTATCAATACCTGCCCAGCATCACCAACTCGCAAACCATGCTAGCCAATGTGCGTGAGCAGTTGCAGACCCTCAATCATGTGCAGTTTAGCGAAGGCGAATGGCGGCGTTTTGTCGAAACCTATTTAGATAAACCTAGCGACAGCATTATTGATAAAACCCGCAAAATCCATGACGATTACATCCATGATTTTGTTTTTGATGATGGACACATTCAAAATATTTACCTCCTCGATAAAAAGAACCTTACTCGCAATAAAGTACAAGTGATCAAGCAATTTGAACAAAAGGGAACTCAAACCAACCGCTACGATGTCACCATCTTGATCAATGGCTTACCCCTCGTACAAATTGAGCTAAAAAAGCGCGGCGTAGCCATTCGTGAAGCCTTCAATCAAGTCCATCGCTACAGCAAAGAAAGCTTTAATACTGAACATTCCCTATACAAGTATTTACAGCTATTTGTGATTTCCAACGGAACTGATACCCGTTATTTTGCCAATACCACCCAGCGCAATAAAAATAGCTTTGACTTCACCATGCACTGGGCAAGAGCCGATAACACACCGATCAAAGACCTCAAAGACTTTACTGCTACCTTTTTCCAGAAAAATACCCTGCTCAATGTGCTGTTGCAATATTCCGTCTTTGATGTGAGTAACACTTTGCTAGTGATGCGACCATACCAGATTGCTGCCACCGAACGCATTCTATGGAAAATTAACAGTTCTTACCAAGCCAAACACTGGAACAAAATTGAGGGTGGCGGCTATATCTGGCACACCACAGGCTCAGGCAAAACTCTAACCAGCTTCAAAGCGGCGCGGCTGGCAACGGAGCTAGATTTTATCGACAAAGTATTTTTTGTGGTCGATCGCAAAGACCTCGACTACCAAACCATGAAAGAATATCAACGCTTTTCGCCCGATAGCGTCAATGGTTCTGACAGCACAGCAGGGCTGAAGCGGAATCTGGATAAAGATGATAATAAAATCATCGTTACCACCATCCAAAAGCTGAATAACTTGATGAAAACCGAAAGCGACTTAGCCATCTATCACAAGCAGGTCGTGTTTATTTTTGATGAATGTCACCGTAGCCAATTTGGTGAGGTACAAAAGAATCTACGGCAAAAATTCAAGAAATTTTATCAATTTGGCTTCACTGGTACACCCATTTTTCCCGAAAATGCCCTCGGCGCGGACACCACTAAAAGCGTATTTGGTCATGAATTACATTCCTATGTAATCACCGATGCGATTCGTGATGAAAAAGTCCTCAAGTTCAAGGTGGATTACAACGATGTGCGCCCACAGTTCAAAGCCATTGAAACCGAGCAGGATGAGAAAAAGCTCAGCGCCGCCGAAAACAAACAAGCCCTGTTACATCCCGATCGCATTCGCAAGATTGCTCAATACATCCTGCATAACTTCCATCAGAAAACCCACCGCTTACGAGGAGGAAATAAGGGCTTTAATGCGATGTTTGCGGTAAGCAGTGTGGACGCTGCCAAGTTGTATTACGAAACGTTTAAGCAATTACAAACAGACCGCGATAACCCCCTAAAAATCGCCACCATCTTCTCCTTTGCCGCCAACGAAGAACAGGATGCGGTGGGAGAAATATCCGATGAAAGTTTTGATGTGTCAGCCATGAATAGCAGTGCCAAAGAATTTTTAAGCGCGGCGATCGCCGACTATAACGCGCTGTTTAAAACCAACTTCAGCGTAGATAGCAATGGCTTTCAAAACTACTACCGCGATCTAGCCAAGCAAGTCAAAGCCAAGGAAATCGATCTGCTAATCGTGGTGGGTATGTTCCTGACGGGATTTGATGCGCCCACACTCAATACCCTATTTGTCGATAAAAACCTGCGCTATCACGGCTTGCTGCAAGCCTATTCCCGTACCAACCGCATTTACGATGCCACCAAAACCTTTGGCAATATCGTCACCTTCCGTGATTTAGAACAAGCCACAATTGATGCCATTACCCTATTTGGCGATACAAACACCAAAAATGTGGTGCTAGAAAAAAGCTACAGGGAATACATGGAAGGCTTTGCCGATGTGGTGACAGGTGAAGCGCGGCGTGGCTTTGTGGAGGTGGTGACAGAATTAGAGCAACGTTTTCCCAACCCCGATGAGATTGTTTTAGAAAAAGACAAAAAAGACTTTGCCAAGTTGTTTGGTGAATATTTGCGCGTTGAAAATGTGCTGCAAAACTACGACGAATTTGCCAGCCTGAAAGCCTTGCAACAGGTCGATATGAATGACCCGGCGGCGATTGAAGCATTTAAAGCAGAACACTATTTAAGTGATGAAGACCTGACGGCACTGCAAGGGATCCAGATTCCTAGCGATCGCACCATTCAAGATTACCGCTCCACCTACAACGATATCCGTGACTGGTTGCGCCGCACCAAAGCGGACAGTGAAAAAGAAAAATCAGCGATCGCTTGGGATGATGTGGTGTTTGAAGTGGATTTACTCAAATCCCAAGAGATCAATTTGGATTACATTCTGGAATTAATTTTTGAGCAGAATAAAAAGAATAAAAGTAAAAGCGAATTGATTGAAGAAGTGCGCCGCTTGATTCGCTCCAGTTTGGGCAATCGCGCTAAAGAAAGCCTGATTGTGGATTTCATTAATCAAACCAATCTCGATGAAATAGCAAATAAAGCCAGCATCATTGATACGTTCTTTCAATTTGCTCAAGCTGAGCAAACCCGCGAAGCCGATGAGTTGATTCGTTCAGAAGGCTTGAATGAGGAAGCAGCCAAACGCTATATCAATGCCTCTCTGAAACGCGAGTTCGCCAGCGAGAATGGGACTGAGTTAAATGACACATTGCCTAAAATGAGTCCGCTTAATCCACAATACAAAACCAAGAAGCAGAGCGTTTTCCAAAAAATTGCGGCGTTTGTTGAGAAGTTTAAAGGAGTAGGCGGACAGATTTAG
- a CDS encoding FAD-dependent oxidoreductase, translating to MNSGIEHYNAVIIGGGLGGLTAGATLAKFGKKVLVLEQHYIPGGCATTFKRKDYVMEVGLHEMDGLFEKDTKVDIFKFLEVDKNVQFLKVPELFHLKTQKSEFIFPHGIAEAQQALVAKYPNEEKGITRFFKLINGVLDEIPKMPRERWKQILLFPLMPLLFPNIVKTSKSKVGEWLDKNIKSDDLKLILTANILYYGDDPYNLSLLYFSVAQASYIGGGGHFIKGGSQQLSNYLASVITNNGGQVLLGKNVNQILVEEGVAKGVVFNDAFNTQAISAQVNADVIIGNAAIPLVADLLPTDYNERVYKNIGKMEEACSLISIYMGFNVELKKFGIKHYSTFLAGNYINNLSDIKENYRGDWSNKTFAFVDYGQVDSGLAPKGKTFAVICAADYLSEWENLNEKEYRLKKEKVAQLFFKRLESQFPGICEHLEYYEVGTSKTIKRYTKNPKGTAYGYAQTVAQSGLNRLNHFPEIKNLKFASAWSFPGGGFTGAILSGFLTATDLEKNTKWKNVNPQNIEDKRIVKLIDKQIIAENTLEMTFEKPTEFNHLIGQYVILRLDQPKYTVLDMPFRSLSIVSHPSEPTLRFAMRISESSFKKSCSEMNFSETATIFGPTGHFSIQDDTKPIVFLVSGIGITPIVPMLKELEQNKHTAKVCLFYSNKTLESAVYHKQLSELQIPNFDYNLVQTGIEGRINREVLKSKIDDVAKCDFYLVGTSEFVHSMKEILKSLNVDEQNINTDDFG from the coding sequence ATGAATAGCGGGATTGAGCATTATAACGCTGTAATTATTGGAGGTGGTCTTGGAGGCTTAACTGCCGGGGCTACCTTGGCTAAATTTGGGAAAAAAGTATTGGTACTCGAGCAGCATTATATTCCAGGTGGTTGTGCAACTACATTCAAGAGAAAAGACTATGTAATGGAAGTAGGCCTTCACGAAATGGATGGTTTGTTTGAGAAAGATACTAAGGTAGATATTTTTAAATTTTTAGAGGTTGACAAAAATGTTCAGTTTCTAAAAGTCCCTGAATTATTTCACTTAAAGACCCAAAAATCAGAATTTATTTTTCCTCACGGAATAGCCGAGGCTCAACAAGCCCTTGTAGCTAAATACCCGAATGAGGAAAAAGGGATTACACGCTTTTTTAAATTAATAAATGGTGTTTTGGATGAGATTCCAAAAATGCCTCGAGAGAGATGGAAACAGATTCTACTATTTCCTTTAATGCCGCTTTTATTTCCAAATATAGTAAAGACATCAAAATCGAAAGTGGGCGAATGGCTCGACAAAAACATCAAAAGCGATGATTTAAAACTCATTCTTACTGCCAACATATTGTACTACGGTGATGACCCTTATAATTTATCTTTGCTCTACTTTTCAGTAGCCCAAGCCTCATACATTGGTGGCGGTGGCCATTTCATCAAAGGAGGTTCTCAACAGTTATCCAATTACTTGGCGAGTGTCATTACTAATAATGGCGGACAAGTGTTGTTGGGAAAAAATGTTAATCAAATTTTGGTTGAAGAAGGTGTTGCCAAAGGTGTTGTTTTTAATGATGCCTTCAATACACAAGCAATATCAGCTCAAGTCAATGCGGATGTAATAATTGGTAATGCAGCCATACCATTAGTAGCCGATTTATTACCAACCGATTACAACGAGAGGGTTTACAAGAACATTGGAAAAATGGAAGAAGCTTGTTCACTTATTTCCATTTATATGGGATTCAATGTGGAATTGAAAAAGTTTGGTATTAAACATTATTCCACTTTTTTGGCAGGAAATTACATCAATAACCTAAGCGACATAAAAGAGAATTATAGAGGAGATTGGAGCAACAAAACCTTCGCATTTGTTGACTATGGACAAGTTGATTCCGGCTTAGCCCCAAAAGGCAAAACCTTTGCGGTGATTTGTGCCGCTGATTACCTCTCTGAATGGGAAAACCTAAACGAAAAAGAATACAGACTAAAAAAGGAAAAGGTTGCTCAATTATTTTTCAAACGATTAGAATCTCAATTCCCAGGCATATGTGAGCATTTGGAGTACTACGAAGTCGGAACTTCAAAAACCATAAAGCGATATACCAAAAACCCTAAAGGTACCGCTTATGGCTATGCACAAACAGTTGCACAATCAGGTCTTAATCGATTGAACCATTTCCCTGAAATAAAGAATCTGAAATTTGCTTCGGCTTGGTCGTTTCCCGGTGGGGGATTTACAGGTGCCATACTCAGCGGATTTCTAACGGCTACAGATTTGGAGAAAAACACCAAATGGAAAAACGTCAATCCACAAAATATAGAAGATAAACGAATTGTAAAACTGATAGATAAGCAAATCATAGCCGAAAATACTTTGGAAATGACCTTTGAAAAGCCTACAGAATTCAATCACCTAATTGGGCAGTATGTAATATTGAGGCTTGATCAGCCCAAATACACTGTTTTGGATATGCCTTTTCGTTCATTATCCATTGTTTCTCATCCATCCGAACCAACACTCAGATTTGCAATGAGAATAAGCGAAAGCAGTTTTAAAAAGAGTTGTTCTGAAATGAACTTTTCAGAAACAGCAACCATCTTTGGTCCTACAGGACATTTTTCAATTCAAGACGATACCAAGCCAATCGTATTTCTTGTATCAGGGATTGGAATAACTCCTATAGTTCCTATGCTCAAAGAATTGGAACAGAATAAGCACACCGCAAAGGTTTGCCTTTTCTACAGTAATAAGACTTTGGAATCTGCTGTTTATCACAAACAACTGTCAGAGCTACAAATACCCAATTTTGACTATAATTTGGTTCAAACTGGTATTGAAGGCAGAATAAACAGAGAAGTTCTGAAATCGAAAATTGATGATGTCGCTAAATGTGATTTCTATCTGGTTGGTACGAGCGAATTTGTTCATTCAATGAAGGAGATACTGAAATCCTTGAATGTGGATGAGCAGAATATTAACACAGATGATTTTGGTTAA